From the Diospyros lotus cultivar Yz01 chromosome 13, ASM1463336v1, whole genome shotgun sequence genome, one window contains:
- the LOC127787891 gene encoding uncharacterized protein LOC127787891 isoform X3, whose translation MTLKSTNFVPFFEPKRDAYGFAVRPQHLQRYKEYTTIYKEEEEERSDKWKTFLDQQAQSTEPCSPEKSKSKLHAEATVQKAKPGPELSGEGDGSSGRKSFFDSQTERDTEEVNVEIQTKTDKLQTWAQIRSSLHAIEKMMSFRVKMRKNSKKEQMASAENNPSSIEGATTSSLESEGVLEEEFCDNEIVYGTTNGPAEESAASGDVSQEPFFPWKQELESLVHGGVPRDLRGEVWQAFVGVRTRRVERYYQNLLARENDDANDAQQHDKSGNGSKGTNTNKVGAPEKWRRQIEKDLHRTFPGHPALDENGRSSLRRILLAYAWHNPSVGYCQAMNFFAGLLLLMMPEENAFCLMYSFRALVGIIDDYFDGYYSEEMIESQVDQLVFEELMRQRLPKLVNHLDYLGVQVAWISGPWFLSIFVNMLPWESVLRIWDVLLYEGNRVMLFRTALALMELYGPALVTTKDAGDAITLLQSLAGSTFDSSQLVLTACMGFLAVTEDRLEELRVKYRPSILKAIEERSRGQVSEDSKGIATKLYSFKHDRKTPKKTKAEVESGGKQIDRKNTPLETQSANMDDFLSGLAIELDSLPDIQDQVVWLKVEFCRLLEEKRSAVLRAEELETALMEMVKQDNRRQWNCWSKRLLSCRKPLPTRKNRKMRCFRCC comes from the exons ATGACGCTCAAGAGTACCAATTTCGTCCCTTTTTTTGAGCCCAAGAG GGATGCCTATGGCTTTGCTGTGAGACCTCAACACCTTCAAAGATATAAAGAGTATACTACTATCTACAAG gaagaggaagaagaaagatcaGACAAGTGGAAAACGTTTCTTGACCAACAAGCACAGTCTACTGAACCATGTTCACCTGAGAAAAGTAAAAGCAAACTGCATGCTGAAGCTACTGTACAAAAAGCAAAGCCTGGTCCAGAGTTGAGTGGGGAAGGGGACGGTTCAAGTGGAAGGAAGTCTTTTTTTGATAGTCAAACAGAAAGGGATACTGAGGAGGTAAATGTGGAAATACAAACAAAAACTGACAAGCTGCAAACATGGGCTCAGATTAGATCATCCCTTCATGCTATTGAGAAAATGATGAGCTTTCGTGTTAAGATGAGAAAGAACTCAAAAAAGGAGCAGATGGCCTCTGCAGAAAACAATCCTTCTTCAATTGAAGGGGCTACAACTTCAAGTCTGGAATCTGAAGGGGTATTGGAGGAAGAGTTCTGTGATAATGAAATAGTATATGGTACTACAAATGGTCCAGCAGAAGAATCTGCTGCTAGTGGTGATGTTTCTCAGGAACCTTTCTTCCCTTGGAAACAAGAACTAGAGTCCCTTGTTCATGGGGGAGTACCAAGGGATCTCAGAGGAGAG GTATGGCAAGCCTTTGTTGGGGTGAGAACACGACGGGTAGAGAGATATTACCAAAATTTGTTAGCTCGAGAAAATGATGATGCCAATGACGCTCAGCAGCATGACAAATCAGGCAATGGTAGCAAGGGGACCAACACAAACAAAGTTGGTGCACCTGAAAAATGGAGAAGGCAAATTGAGAAG GATCTGCATCGAACATTCCCAGGTCATCCTGCACTGGATGAAAATGGTAGGAGTTCCTTGAGGCGCATACTTCTAGCATATGCTTGGCATAACCCTTCCGTAGGGTATTGTCAG GCAATGAACTTCTTTGCTGGTTTACTATTGCTGATGATGCCCGAAGAAAATGCTTTTTG TTTGATGTATTCTTTCAGGGCTTTGGTTGGTATAATTGATGACTATTTTGATGGCTACTATTCAGAGGAAATGATAGAATCTCAG GTGGACCAACTGGTTTTTGAGGAATTGATGCGTCAAAGATTACCAAAACTAG TCAATCATCTGGATTACTTGGGAGTTCAGGTTGCATGGATTTCTGGACCTTGGTTCCTTTCCATCTTTGTGAACATGCTCCCGTGGGAAAGTG TTCTTCGAATTTGGGATGTTCTTCTATATGAAGGAAATCGTGTTATGCTTTTCCGAACTGCGCTTGCTCTAATGGAGTTATATG GTCCTGCTTTAGTTACAACTAAGGATGCTGGAGATGCAATTACTTTATTGCAGTCGCTAGCTGGTTCAACATTTGATAGCAGCCAGCTTGTCTTGACTGCTTGCATGGGTTTCCTGGCAGTTACTGAAGATAGATTGGAAGAGTTGAGAGTAAAATATCGTCCGTCTATACTAAAAGCAATTGAGGAGAGATCAAGGGGACAAGTTTCAGAGGATTCCAAGGGCATTGCTACGAAGCTATATAGTTTCAAGCATGATCGCAAAACACCAAAGAAAACAAAGGCAGAAGTGGAGTCAGGTGGTAAACAAATAGATAGGAAAAATACTCCCCTGGAGACTCAGTCTGCTAATATGGATGACTTTCTCAGCGGCCTAGCCATTGAATTAGATTCTTTACCAGATATTCAAGACCAG GTGGTTTGGTTGAAGGTTGAATTTTGCAGGCTGCTAGAGGAGAAGAGATCTGCTGTGCTAAG aGCTGAAGAACTGGAGACAGCATTGATGGAAATGGTCAAGCAAGATAATAGAAGGCA GTGGAACTGTTGGAGCAAGAGATTGCTGAGCTGCAGGAAGCCCTTGCCGACAAGAAAGAACAGGAAAATGCGATGCTTCAG GTGCTGTTGA